GTTGGACCAGCCGGTGCGGCTCCGTTTCATCCTGAAGAACGCGGATCTCTATTCTTTCCAGATCCGGTGACGCTGGTCAGGGCGGCGGCGTATGCGCGCCACGTGGCCTCGTCGAAGAGGACGAATCGGACCAGTTCCGGGGACCTGCGTTCCTCCAGAAACTCGATGACGGCGGAAACGGCGGTCCGGGCGGCCTTGATCACCGGATAGCGGTACGCTCCGGTCGATAGGGAAGGGAAGGCGATGCCGCGGCACTCGTGGGTCACCGCCGCATCCAGGCAGCAGCGGTAGGCGGAGGCCAGCAGAGCGGGTTCGCCCTGGCTTCCGCCCTTCCAGACCGGTCCCACGGCGTGGATGACGAAGCGGCTCGGGAGGTCTCCCGCTCCGGTGATGACGGCCCGGCCCGTGGGGCAGCCCTGGGGATACCGGCGGCGGGTCTCCTCCATGATGGCGGGCCCGCCGCGCCGGTGAATGGCGCCGTCCACCCCGCCTCCACCCGCCAGCCGCCGGTTGGCGGCGTTGACGATGGCGTCCACCTGCTGGAGGGTGATGTCCCCCTGGACCAATTCCAGGACACTACCCTCCAGCCGAAGTTGCATTTGCCAGCGCCCGTATCAGGTTGATCGCCGAATGCCGTGACGGCTTTTGCCGGGGATTGTCACGAAAGGGCTTCGTATTCCCTGCGGATCTCGGTGAAGTGCTCCCACTCCTCTTCGGCGAACTTCATGAAGATCTCCTTGCCCTGGGTGTCCTCGAACTTGTCGGCGTAGTCGTGGAAGAAGTCGTAGGCGTCCTTCTCCATCTTCATGGCGATCTTCAACGCCTCGGCCGCAGTCAGGTTGTCCCGAAGCTGAGCCTTGATCTGGTCCTTTCCGGGAAAGATCCGTTTCAAGGTATCGAAGTCGAAATCCAGGAAGACCGGCGCATTCAGCACCCTTTCGTCATCGGCGACCAGCCGATCCCATTGCGCCTGAAGCTGCTTCAGATGACTCTCCTCATCCTCCAGCATTCTGAGAAACGTGGACTTGGTCGAGGCGTGGCTCACCAGCTCGGAGGCGGTGCTGTAGAAGTTGACGCCCCGTTTTTCGGTCGCTATGGCGATCCGCAAGGCGTCCCGGGCAAAGACCAGATCGGATCTCACCGGTTCCAGGTGGGCCTCGACCTTGTTCTGGCACTCTTCACAAACTCCGAAGATCTGTAGCTGATGCTGGACCGGATTGAACCCGTAGTTGGAGACGATGCGGGACTGGACCTGCTCCAGTTCGGGACTCAGGAACTCGATGGTGCCTTGACATTTGACGCACACCATATGGTGGTGGTGGGGCCTCTTGTACTGAGGCTCGAAGCGCGTCCGCCCGTCGTGCAGGTCGACTTCACGGGCCAACCCGCAGGCGGTCAGGGCCTTGAGCGTGCGGAAGACAGTCGCCGCCCCGATCCGCCG
This window of the Acidobacteriota bacterium genome carries:
- a CDS encoding transcriptional repressor yields the protein MGAARKISEEMEIFSKYLKERGLRMTHQRRKVVQSFLQTSGHVSIDELHQLVKQSDRRIGAATVFRTLKALTACGLAREVDLHDGRTRFEPQYKRPHHHHMVCVKCQGTIEFLSPELEQVQSRIVSNYGFNPVQHQLQIFGVCEECQNKVEAHLEPVRSDLVFARDALRIAIATEKRGVNFYSTASELVSHASTKSTFLRMLEDEESHLKQLQAQWDRLVADDERVLNAPVFLDFDFDTLKRIFPGKDQIKAQLRDNLTAAEALKIAMKMEKDAYDFFHDYADKFEDTQGKEIFMKFAEEEWEHFTEIRREYEALS
- a CDS encoding O-acetyl-ADP-ribose deacetylase; its protein translation is MQLRLEGSVLELVQGDITLQQVDAIVNAANRRLAGGGGVDGAIHRRGGPAIMEETRRRYPQGCPTGRAVITGAGDLPSRFVIHAVGPVWKGGSQGEPALLASAYRCCLDAAVTHECRGIAFPSLSTGAYRYPVIKAARTAVSAVIEFLEERRSPELVRFVLFDEATWRAYAAALTSVTGSGKNRDPRSSG